A region from the Streptomyces tsukubensis genome encodes:
- a CDS encoding CGNR zinc finger domain-containing protein, which yields MLIPHDTRFALDMVVGLVNTAPQDGQDQSDGLQDVAALDTFVGAHSISDVGELGVRDLEAVRQVRDRFAEIFAASDRRRAAELVNELVAAAGTTPQLTDHDGYDWHVHYFAPGASVGDHLAADGGMALAFIVVAGEQERLRRCEAPDCGRAFVDLSRNRSRRYCDSRTCGNRLHVAAYRARRKEAAS from the coding sequence GTGCTGATCCCTCACGACACCAGATTCGCCCTCGACATGGTGGTCGGCCTCGTGAACACGGCGCCGCAGGACGGACAGGACCAGAGCGACGGACTGCAGGACGTGGCCGCCCTGGACACATTCGTCGGGGCCCATTCCATCAGCGATGTCGGTGAGCTGGGGGTACGGGATCTGGAGGCGGTCCGGCAGGTGCGGGACCGGTTCGCCGAGATCTTCGCCGCCTCGGACCGCCGGCGGGCAGCGGAGCTGGTCAACGAGCTGGTCGCGGCCGCGGGAACCACCCCGCAGCTCACCGACCACGACGGCTACGACTGGCATGTGCACTACTTCGCGCCGGGCGCCTCGGTCGGTGATCACCTCGCCGCCGACGGCGGGATGGCGCTGGCGTTCATCGTCGTCGCGGGCGAGCAGGAGCGGCTGCGCCGCTGCGAGGCACCGGACTGCGGACGGGCCTTCGTCGATCTCTCCCGCAACCGCTCCCGCCGCTACTGCGACAGCCGCACCTGCGGGAACCGGCTCCATGTGGCCGCCTACCGCGCGCGCCGCAAGGAGGCGGCGAGCTGA
- a CDS encoding DsbA family protein, whose product MNDSTPSPGSAPSAVVLDVWCELQCPDCRTALADLQALREHYGDRLEIRTRHFPLEKHKYAFAAAQAAEEAAAQGAERRYTEAVLDGVAELERRGEDFLVATARELGLDADEFEIALIDGRHILTVDADHAEGKAIGVTGTPTYVIGGERLDGGKSQEGLRARIEEIADRLLAGEASA is encoded by the coding sequence ATGAACGACTCCACTCCGTCCCCCGGGTCCGCGCCCTCCGCCGTCGTTCTCGACGTCTGGTGCGAACTCCAGTGCCCCGACTGCCGGACCGCCCTCGCCGATCTGCAGGCCCTCCGCGAACACTACGGCGACAGGCTGGAGATCCGGACCCGGCACTTCCCGCTGGAGAAGCACAAGTACGCCTTCGCCGCGGCCCAGGCCGCCGAGGAGGCCGCGGCCCAGGGCGCGGAGCGGCGCTATACGGAGGCCGTGCTCGACGGGGTGGCGGAGCTGGAGCGGCGGGGCGAGGACTTCCTGGTGGCGACGGCCCGTGAACTGGGTCTCGACGCCGACGAGTTCGAGATCGCCCTGATCGACGGCCGGCACATCCTCACCGTCGACGCCGATCACGCGGAGGGCAAGGCGATCGGCGTCACCGGCACTCCCACGTATGTCATCGGCGGCGAGCGCCTCGACGGCGGCAAGAGCCAGGAGGGCCTGCGGGCCCGTATCGAGGAGATCGCCGACCGGCTGCTGGCCGGGGAAGCGTCCGCGTAG